The following are encoded together in the Weissella soli genome:
- a CDS encoding VanZ family protein yields the protein MKKFNSEIVWLAIAFGVMAVLFFSSSQTYAEQSQQGNLRHWLVNQPFKEFLAQFKFTYAGEVEDAAKNYFTYVEFLMRKTAHFSTYFILGLSWFMGLRRRIGNRLLAGFVAWQAATGYAGLDEFHQSLTGGRTPLIQDVALDSTGALTAIIIATIILSITKRLPQRHL from the coding sequence ATGAAAAAATTTAACAGCGAAATCGTTTGGTTAGCAATCGCGTTTGGTGTGATGGCGGTCTTGTTTTTTTCAAGTAGTCAGACTTACGCTGAGCAAAGCCAACAAGGCAATCTACGCCATTGGTTGGTGAATCAACCATTTAAAGAATTTCTAGCTCAATTTAAATTTACGTATGCCGGTGAGGTTGAAGATGCTGCTAAAAATTATTTTACCTATGTCGAATTTTTAATGCGTAAAACCGCGCATTTTTCGACGTATTTCATTTTAGGATTGAGTTGGTTTATGGGGTTACGCCGACGAATCGGCAATCGTTTGTTAGCTGGTTTTGTGGCCTGGCAAGCGGCGACTGGTTATGCCGGCTTGGATGAGTTTCATCAGTCACTTACGGGTGGTCGGACACCGTTGATTCAAGACGTTGCCCTTGATAGTACGGGGGCTTTGACGGCAATTATCATAGCCACCATTATTTTAAGTATCACGAAACGTTTGCCACAGCGTCACCTATGA
- a CDS encoding amino acid ABC transporter ATP-binding protein, translated as MTTVMKIENVTKTYGKNEVLKGISNQVEEGEVIAILGPSGSGKSTFLRALNMLEAPTSGAIFFEDQDMVSLDEAALDTVRADLGMVFQSFELFPNMTVIENVKLAPVKVKNIADDIATATAQELLEKVGLGDKADVYPGSLSGGQKQRVAIARALAMHPKMLLFDEPTSALDPEMVGEVLKVMNDLAKEGMTMLVVTHEMGFAREVASKIWFMDGGYIVEEGTPTEFFTNTQTDRAKDFLAKML; from the coding sequence ATGACAACTGTGATGAAAATCGAAAACGTAACGAAGACATATGGTAAAAATGAAGTCCTCAAAGGCATCAGTAACCAGGTTGAAGAAGGCGAAGTAATCGCGATTCTTGGCCCTTCTGGTTCAGGTAAGTCAACTTTTTTGCGGGCTTTGAATATGTTAGAAGCACCGACTTCAGGGGCGATCTTCTTTGAGGATCAAGATATGGTTAGTCTTGATGAAGCGGCATTGGACACCGTGCGGGCGGATTTGGGGATGGTCTTTCAAAGTTTTGAACTATTCCCTAATATGACCGTGATTGAAAACGTCAAGTTGGCCCCTGTCAAGGTAAAAAACATCGCTGATGATATTGCCACCGCCACGGCCCAGGAGTTGTTAGAAAAGGTCGGGTTAGGTGATAAAGCCGATGTTTACCCTGGTTCACTATCGGGTGGTCAAAAGCAACGTGTGGCTATCGCCCGGGCATTGGCGATGCATCCAAAGATGTTGTTGTTTGACGAGCCTACTTCAGCCCTGGACCCAGAGATGGTTGGGGAAGTCTTGAAGGTTATGAATGATTTGGCCAAGGAAGGGATGACGATGCTGGTCGTCACCCACGAAATGGGCTTTGCGCGTGAAGTGGCTTCAAAAATTTGGTTTATGGATGGTGGTTACATCGTCGAAGAAGGGACACCAACAGAATTCTTTACCAATACCCAAACGGATCGTGCCAAAGACTTTTTGGCAAAGATGCTATAA
- a CDS encoding SPJ_0845 family protein, which yields MGLQSKRQDNLEREFEGFVFPDLNDSKKDDFLGKKTADPLKSTEEK from the coding sequence ATGGGATTACAATCAAAACGACAAGATAATTTGGAACGTGAATTCGAAGGTTTCGTCTTTCCAGATCTGAACGATTCTAAAAAAGATGACTTTCTCGGCAAGAAAACGGCCGATCCATTGAAGTCTACCGAAGAAAAGTAA